A portion of the Intestinibacillus sp. Marseille-P6563 genome contains these proteins:
- a CDS encoding winged helix-turn-helix domain-containing protein has protein sequence MVPHVLGVGYAYNEYEVTAGRWKEFEIEFDYADNIKQAAAMLSFKEYICVAICSDVIPQDDLDILRQKRAVPIIVVPPSYSEEQRYACVHFGAAQYLHTYNHPMVEMFSEKNSMRNCLKIPKDKRRPLTIITVKDLSFCLEYRSVEIAGVCIDLTEKEFDILALLIMNQRQVYTYEMIMDSVWHDDFSFYSRNAISSHISNLRKKLKSSETASEHIKSIRGIGYKFEV, from the coding sequence ATGGTTCCGCATGTATTGGGCGTAGGATACGCCTATAATGAATATGAGGTTACTGCTGGCCGATGGAAAGAATTTGAAATTGAATTTGACTATGCTGATAATATTAAACAAGCGGCCGCAATGCTGTCTTTTAAAGAATATATATGCGTAGCTATTTGCTCTGATGTGATTCCACAAGACGATTTGGATATCTTGAGACAAAAACGTGCGGTACCAATTATTGTTGTGCCACCTTCATATTCGGAGGAACAGCGGTATGCATGTGTCCATTTTGGTGCTGCTCAATATTTACATACCTATAATCATCCTATGGTAGAAATGTTTTCAGAGAAAAATAGTATGAGAAATTGTTTGAAAATACCAAAAGATAAAAGAAGACCGCTAACAATCATCACTGTGAAAGACTTGTCTTTCTGCTTAGAGTACAGGTCTGTAGAGATAGCTGGGGTATGCATTGATTTGACCGAAAAAGAGTTTGATATTCTTGCGCTGCTAATTATGAATCAACGGCAAGTCTATACTTATGAAATGATAATGGATTCTGTTTGGCATGATGATTTTTCGTTTTATTCACGCAATGCGATTTCAAGCCATATAAGTAATTTACGGAAAAAGTTAAAAAGTTCGGAAACTGCATCAGAACATATTAAAAGCATTCGAGGAATAGGCTACAAATTCGAAGTATAG
- a CDS encoding TetR/AcrR family transcriptional regulator — MDKFLALTEEKRLTILNAAFQCFGKFGYEKASINDIAVAAHISKASVFQYFGSKKQLYIYLLEYCKKIIEGLFDKEALDSETDLFDRILASSRMKMEGLQNQPFILQFITSAWEENSPEVTDTLAILTEETGRFRNDLVLREEDALKFKDPEDAQPVFQMLLLMAEGYAAGYRGAAAFDFQAVMEDFEKNIAILRKNFYKEEYLK, encoded by the coding sequence TTGGACAAATTTTTGGCCCTGACCGAAGAAAAGAGATTGACCATTCTCAATGCGGCGTTCCAGTGCTTCGGCAAGTTTGGTTATGAAAAAGCCTCAATCAATGATATTGCGGTAGCCGCACACATTTCCAAAGCGTCTGTGTTTCAGTATTTCGGCAGTAAAAAGCAGCTCTACATTTACCTGCTGGAATACTGCAAGAAAATCATAGAGGGACTATTTGATAAGGAAGCCCTCGATTCCGAAACAGATTTGTTCGACAGGATTCTGGCATCCAGCCGCATGAAAATGGAGGGGCTCCAAAATCAGCCTTTTATCTTGCAGTTTATTACCAGTGCCTGGGAGGAAAATTCTCCCGAGGTGACGGATACGCTGGCGATCCTGACGGAGGAGACCGGCAGATTCCGAAACGATCTTGTTCTGCGGGAAGAGGATGCTTTGAAATTCAAAGACCCAGAGGATGCCCAGCCGGTCTTTCAGATGCTGCTTCTGATGGCCGAGGGCTATGCGGCCGGGTACCGGGGGGCGGCGGCTTTCGATTTTCAGGCTGTCATGGAGGATTTTGAGAAGAACATCGCAATTCTGCGGAAAAATTTTTATAAGGAGGAGTATTTGAAATGA
- a CDS encoding DUF6870 family protein, with amino-acid sequence MNQLTQTCPQSATDELVDIREVAVDKDLPKEERIAAFLHQIKNPYRFRCGDFVVNAAFASNGITLEECLQGILR; translated from the coding sequence ATGAACCAGTTGACACAAACCTGTCCACAATCAGCAACCGATGAATTGGTTGACATCCGTGAAGTTGCGGTAGATAAAGACCTTCCCAAAGAGGAACGGATCGCGGCCTTTCTTCACCAAATCAAAAATCCCTATCGTTTTCGCTGCGGTGATTTTGTGGTAAATGCCGCATTTGCCAGCAACGGGATCACATTGGAGGAGTGCCTGCAAGGGATTTTAAGGTAA
- a CDS encoding helix-turn-helix transcriptional regulator: MKFERDERKFDFHDIGCEIKRKRETSGMTQDQLALIIDRDPRTIIYNENDGQHPSLNTFYQMVTMFDISVDQFFYPDMSADDACKKRINTLAALTLDRFGYWCYTLNNRNGYCVRRRK; the protein is encoded by the coding sequence ATGAAATTTGAACGCGATGAGCGCAAATTTGATTTCCACGATATAGGGTGCGAGATAAAGCGCAAAAGAGAAACCAGCGGGATGACACAGGATCAACTGGCCCTTATCATTGACCGTGATCCCCGCACCATCATATATAACGAAAACGACGGTCAGCATCCGAGCTTGAACACTTTTTATCAGATGGTGACAATGTTCGATATATCGGTGGATCAGTTCTTTTATCCAGACATGAGCGCAGATGACGCTTGCAAAAAGCGCATCAATACACTTGCTGCATTAACACTTGACCGATTCGGTTATTGGTGCTATACTCTGAATAACCGAAACGGTTATTGTGTAAGAAGAAGGAAATGA
- a CDS encoding cysteine-rich KTR domain-containing protein, whose product MKKNEWLLCPNCNNKTRIKICDNTVLENFPLYCPKCKREIIISVKQFNTTVITEPDA is encoded by the coding sequence ATGAAAAAAAACGAATGGCTATTATGCCCCAACTGCAACAACAAAACGAGAATTAAAATCTGTGATAATACAGTACTTGAAAATTTTCCGCTATACTGTCCGAAGTGCAAACGGGAAATAATAATCAGCGTAAAACAATTCAATACCACAGTTATCACAGAGCCAGACGCATAG
- a CDS encoding recombinase family protein — protein sequence MPKYQATAYIRLSYTDDRSSESDSVTNQRKLIENFIERNPDIQIVSEKIDDGYSGIIFDRPAFKEMMQDITDGKINCVIVKDLSRLGREYIETGRYLRRVFPTYGVRFIAITDNIDTAHEGSGDDLTVSVKNIMNEAYCRDISIKTRTSLDIKRRNGDFVGAFPVYGYMKSEENKNLLVPDPYASRVVQDIFRMRLDGTSALRIATVLNEMGILSPLAYKKNNGFPYAKHGYADKEDCKWSATTIIRILQDETYIGTLVQGKQGSPHYKIKQMEQRPSSEWIRVPDAHEPLIAKQDFELVQRIRRLDTRTSPKQDTVYLFSGVLICGCCGSRMTRKTNRVKGKEYHYYYCPTGKKHGCTNPVMLKESDLVDCVKDSLKGYIDNVSCLQAILDGIDQSSINQALANEYASHIAANEQQVEQALEFKARLYENLITGTISKEEYTDYKARYTRIAENAKESIRVLKEKLADVLENRSERNRWISHFTQFSTMETLDRKAVVHMIQSIKVIGKKELEITFTYQDEYQKAIQLIQLAEQTSQRKVG from the coding sequence ATGCCAAAATATCAGGCAACAGCTTACATTCGTCTGTCTTACACAGATGATCGCTCCAGCGAGAGCGACAGTGTTACCAACCAGCGGAAGCTGATTGAGAACTTCATTGAACGAAACCCGGACATCCAAATCGTATCCGAAAAAATCGACGATGGTTACAGCGGTATCATTTTTGACCGTCCGGCGTTTAAGGAAATGATGCAGGACATCACCGATGGCAAGATCAACTGCGTCATTGTAAAGGACCTCTCCCGCCTGGGACGAGAGTACATCGAAACCGGACGCTATCTGCGCCGGGTGTTCCCCACTTATGGGGTTCGCTTTATTGCCATCACGGATAACATCGACACCGCCCATGAAGGCAGCGGTGACGATCTGACCGTATCCGTCAAGAACATTATGAACGAAGCCTACTGCCGGGACATTTCCATCAAGACCCGTACCTCTTTGGATATAAAGCGCCGTAACGGAGATTTTGTTGGAGCCTTTCCCGTCTATGGCTATATGAAGTCCGAGGAAAACAAAAACCTGCTTGTGCCCGACCCGTATGCTTCCCGCGTTGTCCAGGACATCTTCCGTATGCGCCTAGACGGGACGAGCGCCCTGCGGATCGCCACCGTGCTGAACGAAATGGGCATCCTCTCCCCCCTGGCCTATAAGAAAAACAATGGTTTTCCTTATGCCAAACACGGCTATGCCGACAAAGAGGATTGCAAGTGGTCTGCTACAACGATTATTCGTATTTTGCAGGATGAAACCTACATCGGCACATTGGTACAGGGCAAGCAGGGCTCCCCGCACTACAAAATCAAGCAGATGGAGCAGCGGCCATCCTCTGAGTGGATTCGCGTCCCTGACGCCCATGAACCGCTGATTGCCAAGCAGGATTTTGAACTGGTCCAGCGTATCCGCAGACTGGATACTCGGACTTCCCCCAAGCAGGATACGGTGTATCTGTTTTCCGGCGTCTTGATCTGCGGGTGCTGTGGGAGCCGCATGACGCGAAAAACAAACCGGGTCAAGGGCAAGGAATATCACTATTATTATTGCCCCACCGGGAAAAAGCATGGCTGCACCAACCCGGTAATGCTCAAGGAAAGCGATCTTGTAGATTGTGTCAAGGACAGTCTGAAAGGCTACATTGACAATGTGAGCTGCCTGCAAGCCATCCTGGACGGTATCGACCAGAGCAGCATCAATCAGGCGCTTGCCAATGAATACGCCTCCCACATCGCCGCCAATGAGCAGCAGGTGGAACAGGCGCTTGAATTTAAGGCCCGCCTGTATGAAAACCTGATTACCGGCACCATCAGCAAAGAGGAATATACCGACTATAAGGCCAGATACACAAGGATTGCGGAAAATGCAAAAGAGAGTATTCGGGTCTTAAAGGAAAAGCTGGCTGATGTTCTGGAGAACCGGAGTGAACGGAACCGCTGGATTTCCCACTTCACACAGTTCTCTACAATGGAGACCCTGGACCGCAAAGCTGTGGTTCACATGATACAGAGCATCAAGGTGATTGGGAAAAAGGAATTGGAGATCACCTTTACATACCAGGATGAATACCAGAAAGCGATCCAACTGATTCAGCTGGCAGAGCAAACAAGCCAAAGAAAGGTGGGATGA
- a CDS encoding sigma factor-like helix-turn-helix DNA-binding protein, whose product MKKVNLRDLYPDVYKTDAFLEVTDEVQAVFQSDERAEAAYERKMYRYKAQYSLDCENGIENAVLRKLETPEMLLEEKQLREQIYSAVMALPEKQAKRIYARYYLGMSVNEIAGAEGVDPSRVRDSIRRGLKQLAKIF is encoded by the coding sequence ATGAAGAAAGTCAATCTTCGGGATCTGTATCCCGATGTTTATAAAACCGATGCCTTTTTGGAAGTAACCGATGAAGTACAAGCGGTGTTTCAGTCTGACGAGCGAGCTGAAGCAGCCTATGAGCGAAAAATGTATCGCTATAAGGCGCAGTACTCCCTGGACTGTGAGAATGGAATTGAAAATGCGGTCCTGCGAAAGCTGGAGACGCCGGAGATGCTTCTGGAGGAAAAGCAGCTGCGCGAGCAGATTTACTCCGCCGTGATGGCTTTGCCGGAGAAACAGGCAAAAAGAATTTATGCTCGGTACTATCTGGGGATGAGCGTAAATGAGATTGCCGGAGCCGAAGGTGTAGATCCGAGCCGTGTCCGTGACAGCATCCGGCGTGGGCTGAAACAGTTGGCAAAAATTTTTTGA
- a CDS encoding ABC transporter ATP-binding protein, which produces MPILETKHLGKVYEGKIPYTALQDINFQMEKGEFVAIMGPSGSGKSTLLNVISTIDHPTSGNVTIDGNVPHTMRDEQLAHFRRSVLGFVFQDFNLVQTLTVGENIMLPLTLEGVAPSQIKKRVQSVAALLGIEPLLPKRTFEISGGQAQRVAIARAVVTNPALLLADEPTGNLDSKATKDVMGLFQMLNQTQQATILMVTHDSFVASYCKRVLIIKDGKLYQEIVSGGNRQAFQQKIVDAMSLLGGKPRDII; this is translated from the coding sequence ATGCCGATTTTAGAAACCAAACATCTTGGCAAGGTATACGAAGGTAAAATCCCGTATACGGCTTTACAGGATATCAACTTTCAAATGGAAAAAGGCGAATTTGTCGCCATTATGGGGCCATCTGGCAGCGGAAAAAGCACCCTGCTGAATGTGATCTCCACCATCGACCATCCCACCAGCGGCAATGTGACCATTGACGGGAATGTGCCCCACACGATGCGGGATGAGCAACTAGCCCACTTCCGCCGCAGCGTACTAGGGTTTGTGTTTCAGGATTTCAATTTGGTGCAAACCCTCACCGTCGGAGAAAATATCATGCTGCCGCTGACTTTGGAAGGGGTGGCGCCATCCCAAATCAAAAAGCGTGTGCAATCGGTTGCCGCGCTGCTAGGTATCGAACCGTTGCTACCCAAACGGACCTTTGAAATTTCCGGCGGGCAGGCGCAGCGGGTGGCAATCGCCCGCGCCGTTGTCACAAATCCTGCGCTTCTGCTGGCCGATGAACCCACCGGAAATCTGGACTCCAAAGCTACCAAAGATGTGATGGGATTATTTCAAATGCTCAACCAGACCCAGCAGGCTACGATCCTGATGGTGACCCACGATTCCTTTGTCGCAAGTTACTGCAAACGTGTGCTCATCATCAAAGACGGCAAGCTATATCAGGAGATCGTTTCCGGCGGAAACCGGCAGGCCTTTCAGCAGAAAATTGTGGATGCCATGAGTCTTTTGGGAGGGAAACCCCGTGACATTATTTGA
- a CDS encoding ABC transporter ATP-binding protein, with amino-acid sequence MSEQAIVLNELTKHYGKHRGINNLSFSVNQGEFFGFIGPNGAGKSTTIRTLMGLIRPTGGSASIFDLDCHSKASVIARDVGYLPSENSYYENMKVRELLQYTADLYGMDCKTKMKELADRLNLDLSRKIADLSLGNKKKVGIVSAIMTSPKLIIMDEPTSGLDPLIQQAFYDILKEENSRGATVFFSSHVLSEVQKLCDRVAILKEGQLIGIQSIKELRESGYKKVSLSAKEAIPRDFFDLSGIANYAETADKTSVSFMYNGNITAIIDKLHLLHLDDVLLEEPSLEEIFMHYYA; translated from the coding sequence ATGAGTGAACAAGCGATTGTCTTGAATGAATTGACCAAGCACTATGGGAAGCATCGAGGAATCAATAACCTCAGTTTCTCTGTCAACCAGGGAGAGTTTTTCGGCTTTATCGGCCCCAACGGTGCGGGTAAGTCCACCACGATCCGCACCCTAATGGGGCTGATCCGTCCCACCGGAGGCAGCGCATCTATCTTCGATTTGGACTGTCACTCCAAGGCCAGCGTCATCGCCAGGGATGTGGGCTATCTGCCCAGCGAGAACAGCTATTACGAAAACATGAAAGTCCGTGAACTTTTGCAGTACACCGCCGATCTGTACGGCATGGACTGCAAGACAAAGATGAAGGAGCTTGCCGACAGGCTCAATCTGGATTTGTCCCGCAAGATTGCAGACCTTTCTCTGGGCAACAAGAAAAAGGTGGGTATCGTGTCTGCCATTATGACTTCGCCCAAACTGATTATTATGGACGAGCCCACCAGCGGATTAGACCCACTGATCCAGCAGGCTTTCTATGATATTCTGAAGGAGGAAAACAGCCGGGGCGCTACCGTGTTTTTTTCCTCCCATGTGCTGAGTGAGGTGCAGAAACTGTGTGACCGGGTGGCCATTCTGAAAGAGGGACAGCTTATTGGCATACAGTCCATCAAAGAACTGCGTGAGAGCGGCTATAAGAAAGTCTCTCTGAGCGCAAAGGAGGCTATCCCTCGCGATTTCTTTGATTTGTCCGGCATTGCGAACTATGCGGAGACTGCGGATAAGACCTCTGTTTCCTTTATGTATAACGGAAATATCACGGCGATTATTGACAAGCTTCACCTGCTGCATTTGGACGATGTGCTTTTGGAAGAGCCCTCTTTGGAGGAAATCTTCATGCACTACTATGCGTAA
- a CDS encoding DegV family protein, which yields MDGYQIFTDATSDLAPELTAGLPSVEMIPMNVEIGGTEYSYGSPEGITAKEFYRLQRAGNFATTSQINPTIYFKHFEPCLRQGTDILYLCFSSGLSGTYQSAFLAVEELQQEYPERRIICIDTLAAAVGEGFLVREAAKKQREGLSIDELASWVMEHRLEVCHWFTVDTFTHLKHGGRVSGAAAAMGTALQIKPLLHVDSEGKLQAVEKPRGRKKAVTTQIARMEQGWKPELGKSILIGHADDPEAADMLKERLLEQFPDSEICIAYIGPIIGAHTGPGALALIYWGNNR from the coding sequence ATGGACGGCTATCAAATTTTCACAGATGCCACCTCAGATCTCGCACCGGAGTTAACCGCAGGTCTGCCATCTGTTGAAATGATTCCTATGAATGTTGAGATCGGCGGAACAGAATACTCATATGGTTCCCCGGAAGGAATCACAGCCAAGGAGTTCTACCGCTTGCAAAGAGCTGGGAATTTTGCAACGACCTCACAAATCAACCCAACGATTTATTTTAAGCATTTTGAACCCTGTCTGCGACAGGGAACCGATATTCTGTATCTCTGTTTTTCCTCTGGTCTGTCAGGTACATATCAGTCTGCGTTTTTAGCGGTTGAAGAACTACAGCAGGAATATCCGGAAAGAAGAATCATCTGCATTGATACGCTTGCTGCCGCAGTGGGTGAAGGGTTTTTAGTCAGAGAAGCTGCGAAAAAGCAGAGGGAAGGACTGTCTATTGATGAATTGGCTTCTTGGGTCATGGAACACCGATTAGAGGTATGTCATTGGTTTACGGTTGATACCTTTACCCATTTGAAACATGGCGGGCGGGTTTCAGGTGCCGCAGCCGCAATGGGAACGGCTTTGCAGATCAAACCGTTGCTTCATGTGGACAGCGAAGGAAAGCTGCAAGCAGTGGAAAAACCTCGTGGAAGAAAAAAGGCTGTTACCACTCAGATTGCCCGAATGGAACAGGGCTGGAAACCTGAACTTGGTAAATCGATTCTGATAGGTCATGCCGATGACCCTGAAGCAGCAGATATGCTGAAAGAAAGGTTGTTGGAACAATTCCCGGATTCTGAGATTTGTATTGCTTATATTGGCCCTATCATCGGAGCACACACCGGTCCCGGCGCACTGGCATTGATTTACTGGGGAAATAATCGATGA
- a CDS encoding ABC transporter permease subunit: MKTLVKNEFRQTRKTLLIWLGIMLLLCGFCYFELLSLKDSLDEMARTVGQFSRLIMIMFGVKGDLTTALGWYACIYFWEGLLAFAYAISLGLSCVAREKKFGTSEYLFTKPVERKTIVLAKVIVSAVNLLVFALFSGVCNYFTIVLPLGGLDQPGAVLSTTMGMFFTQLLFFALGLLFASLFKSYKAAVRAGTVFVLAAYVLAFTAEYTGNRFLDYLTPLRYYDVYEVALNGVYLSYIVLTVLIVGACVMVSTRRWKLREL, from the coding sequence ATGAAAACATTGGTGAAAAACGAATTCCGCCAAACCAGAAAGACCCTGCTGATCTGGCTGGGGATCATGTTACTGCTGTGCGGATTCTGCTATTTTGAACTTTTATCCTTGAAGGACAGTCTGGATGAGATGGCCCGGACAGTCGGCCAATTTTCTCGCTTGATCATGATCATGTTCGGTGTGAAAGGGGATCTCACGACTGCCCTTGGTTGGTACGCGTGTATCTATTTTTGGGAGGGGCTGTTGGCCTTTGCCTATGCAATCTCTCTGGGCCTGTCCTGTGTGGCGAGGGAAAAGAAATTTGGAACATCCGAATACCTGTTCACAAAGCCTGTGGAGCGGAAAACCATTGTTCTGGCGAAGGTGATCGTTTCAGCAGTGAACCTGCTGGTGTTCGCCCTGTTCAGCGGCGTGTGCAATTATTTCACGATCGTTCTTCCTTTGGGCGGTCTGGATCAGCCGGGAGCGGTGCTTTCCACAACGATGGGAATGTTCTTTACCCAGCTTCTCTTTTTTGCCTTGGGTCTGCTGTTTGCCAGCCTTTTCAAATCTTATAAGGCCGCGGTACGCGCCGGTACGGTTTTCGTATTGGCCGCCTATGTGTTGGCCTTTACTGCCGAGTACACAGGGAATCGTTTCTTGGATTATCTGACCCCTCTGCGGTACTATGATGTGTATGAAGTAGCACTAAATGGCGTCTATCTTTCCTACATCGTCTTAACAGTACTCATTGTGGGCGCGTGTGTAATGGTTTCTACAAGGCGGTGGAAACTGCGTGAGTTGTAA
- a CDS encoding radical SAM protein produces MSNSIKDSAQAFAVNQVLKYVDSNPQEAFPKLLDWADKFDKDNLYLTQRQQIRKVMEQPDSNWMRLINSLWTDIDSEVRKVFFRNFIVNASLLGSRKQVANREKYGCNIPWAILMDPTSACNLHCTGCWAAEYGNKLNLSYEELDDIINQANELGTYMFLYTGGEPMVRKNDLLRLCEAHPDCVFSAFTNGTLIDEKFADEMLRVKNFYPAISIEGFEEATDFRRGKGTYQATMRAMKILKEKKLPFGVSGCYTSKNIDSISSDEFFDHLVECGAKFAWFFHYMPVGNDSAVELLPSPDQREKMYNRICEYRSTKPIFTIDFQNDAKFVNGCIAGGRNYLHINANGDIEPCAFIHYSDSNIREKTLLEAYQSPLFMAYHDGQPFNDNMFQPCPMLENPECLRSMVKKSGAHSTEYQSPESVDHLCDKTTLYAETWKPKADELWAACQGCSGCKK; encoded by the coding sequence ATGAGTAATTCTATTAAAGACAGCGCACAGGCTTTCGCCGTCAATCAAGTGCTGAAATATGTTGACAGCAATCCGCAGGAAGCATTCCCCAAGTTGTTAGATTGGGCGGATAAGTTCGATAAGGATAACCTCTATCTCACACAGCGCCAGCAAATCCGTAAGGTGATGGAGCAGCCTGACAGCAACTGGATGCGCCTGATCAACAGCCTTTGGACGGACATTGATTCTGAAGTCCGCAAAGTGTTCTTCCGCAATTTTATTGTCAATGCATCTCTCTTAGGCAGCCGCAAGCAGGTGGCTAATCGTGAAAAGTACGGCTGCAATATCCCCTGGGCAATCCTGATGGACCCCACTTCCGCCTGCAACCTTCATTGCACCGGCTGTTGGGCGGCAGAATACGGTAATAAGCTGAATCTGAGCTATGAGGAACTGGATGACATCATCAATCAGGCCAATGAACTGGGAACCTATATGTTCCTCTACACCGGCGGTGAACCTATGGTACGCAAGAACGATCTGCTCCGCCTGTGTGAAGCGCATCCTGACTGCGTATTCTCTGCCTTTACCAACGGTACCCTTATCGATGAGAAGTTTGCCGATGAGATGCTGCGGGTGAAGAACTTCTACCCGGCCATCAGCATTGAAGGCTTCGAGGAAGCTACTGATTTCCGCCGTGGCAAGGGTACTTATCAGGCTACTATGCGGGCGATGAAGATTCTGAAAGAAAAGAAGCTGCCTTTCGGCGTATCTGGGTGCTATACCAGCAAGAACATCGACTCCATCAGCTCGGATGAGTTCTTCGATCATCTGGTGGAGTGCGGTGCGAAGTTCGCATGGTTCTTCCACTATATGCCTGTGGGCAACGATTCCGCTGTGGAGCTGCTCCCGTCTCCTGACCAGCGTGAAAAGATGTATAACCGCATCTGCGAATACCGTAGCACAAAGCCTATTTTCACAATTGACTTTCAGAATGATGCGAAATTTGTAAACGGCTGTATTGCTGGTGGCCGCAACTATCTGCATATCAATGCCAATGGTGACATTGAGCCTTGCGCTTTTATCCATTACTCTGACTCCAACATCCGTGAAAAGACCCTGCTGGAAGCATATCAGTCTCCGCTGTTTATGGCCTATCACGACGGTCAGCCCTTTAATGATAATATGTTCCAGCCGTGTCCTATGCTGGAAAATCCTGAATGTCTGCGTAGCATGGTAAAGAAATCCGGTGCCCATTCTACCGAGTATCAGTCCCCGGAAAGTGTTGACCATCTGTGTGATAAGACTACACTTTATGCAGAAACCTGGAAGCCGAAGGCCGATGAGCTGTGGGCTGCTTGTCAGGGCTGTAGTGGGTGTAAGAAGTGA
- a CDS encoding ABC transporter permease subunit, whose amino-acid sequence MVILKYELKRHRKYILGWAIALALCVFVMTPTYYSFMDVSTGDLYETLGTSDFYKGVGVSMEYLTSPLGIYAFLTSFFMIASGIFGMHFGIAIHTKECSERTSEYLFTKPHTRKTIYWAKAFTVFFGVVVVSMVYLLASFLALALFRSGIDWGEFFLIALSLMLVTLFLAAMGLLVGILFSRNRSPLLTAGLIVFVEYCVTSFSNIVSNRAISFLSPYSFFSAAEISKSGFYELDYLGWCVLLFALFLVLSYRVFLKKDIQFRS is encoded by the coding sequence ATGGTCATTTTGAAATATGAACTGAAAAGGCACCGCAAATATATTTTGGGTTGGGCCATCGCCTTGGCTCTGTGTGTTTTTGTGATGACGCCTACCTATTACAGCTTTATGGATGTTTCCACCGGAGACCTCTATGAAACGCTGGGTACGAGTGATTTTTACAAAGGCGTTGGTGTGTCCATGGAATATCTGACCTCACCGTTGGGCATTTATGCGTTTCTTACCAGCTTTTTTATGATTGCGTCCGGTATTTTCGGGATGCACTTCGGTATCGCCATTCACACCAAGGAGTGCTCGGAGCGAACCTCTGAATATCTGTTTACAAAACCCCATACCCGAAAAACGATTTACTGGGCAAAGGCGTTCACGGTTTTTTTCGGCGTAGTGGTCGTGAGCATGGTATATCTTCTCGCCTCTTTTTTGGCGCTGGCCCTGTTCCGCTCCGGCATTGACTGGGGAGAGTTCTTTCTGATTGCTCTTTCCCTCATGCTGGTCACGCTGTTCCTTGCAGCTATGGGGCTTTTGGTTGGAATTCTATTTTCACGCAATCGAAGCCCACTTTTGACTGCCGGGTTAATTGTCTTTGTCGAGTACTGCGTCACCAGCTTCTCCAACATTGTCAGCAACCGTGCCATTAGTTTTCTGTCCCCGTACTCGTTCTTTAGTGCGGCTGAGATTTCCAAATCTGGCTTTTATGAGTTGGATTACTTGGGATGGTGTGTACTGCTGTTTGCCCTGTTTTTGGTGCTGTCTTATCGTGTCTTTTTGAAAAAAGACATCCAGTTCCGCTCATGA